The Mycolicibacterium insubricum DNA segment GCCGCCCGGCGCTCCGTACGGCGGTCCCGCATCCGGTGGCTGGGCGCCCACGCCCCCGCCACCCGTGGCGCCCCCCGCGCAGGCACCGCTGCCGGTCCCGCCGCCGTCGGCCCCGCAGCACGCTCCCCAGCACCCGGTGCACGCGCCCCCGGATCCGGCCGGAGACGCCGCCCGCGCCGCGTTGCTGGCCTTGCGGGCCGAGATCGGCAAGGCCGTGGTCGGGCAGGACGCCGTGGTGAGCGGTCTGGTGGTGGCGCTGCTGTGCCGGGGACACGTGCTCCTCGAGGGCGTACCCGGCGTAGCGAAGACCCTGCTGGTGCGCACCCTGGCCGCCGCACTCGCCCTCGATTTCAAGCGGGTCCAGTTCACCCCCGACCTGATGCCCGGCGACGTCACCGGTTCGCTCATCTACGACGCCCGCACCGCGGAGTTCGAATTCCGAGCCGGACCGGTGTTCACCAACCTGCTGCTGGCCGACGAGATCAACCGCACCCCACCGAAAACCCAGGCCGCGCTGCTGGAGGCGATGGAGGAACGCCAGGTCAGTGTCGACGGGGATCCGAAGGCGCTGCCCGACCCGTTCATCGTGGCGGCCACCCAGAACCCGATCGAGTACGAGGGCACCTACCAGCTGCCCGAGGCTCAGCTGGACCGGTTCCTGCTCAAGCTCACCGTGCCGCTGCCCGCCCGCGAGCAGGAGGTGGCCATTCTCGGCCGGCACGCCGGCGGTTTCGATCCGCGTGATCTGACCGACATCGAGACGGTCGCCGGACCCGACCAGCTGGCCGCCGGTCGCGCCGCGGTCGCCCGGGTGCTAGTGGCCGACGAGATCCTGCGCTACATCGTCGATATCGCGATCGCGACCCGCAATTCACCGTCGCTGCAGCTCGGCGTCTCACCACGCGGAACGACCGCGCTGATGGGTACCGCCCGCGCCTGGGCGTGGCTGTCCGGGCGTTCCTACGTCACCCCCGACGACGTCAAGGCC contains these protein-coding regions:
- a CDS encoding AAA family ATPase; the encoded protein is MAPPAQAPLPVPPPSAPQHAPQHPVHAPPDPAGDAARAALLALRAEIGKAVVGQDAVVSGLVVALLCRGHVLLEGVPGVAKTLLVRTLAAALALDFKRVQFTPDLMPGDVTGSLIYDARTAEFEFRAGPVFTNLLLADEINRTPPKTQAALLEAMEERQVSVDGDPKALPDPFIVAATQNPIEYEGTYQLPEAQLDRFLLKLTVPLPAREQEVAILGRHAGGFDPRDLTDIETVAGPDQLAAGRAAVARVLVADEILRYIVDIAIATRNSPSLQLGVSPRGTTALMGTARAWAWLSGRSYVTPDDVKAMAKSTLRHRIALRPEAELEGATPDAVLDGILASVPVPR